The window CATCGAATCGGCAATCCTGATCCTCCCTGCCATGGCCGCGGTAGTGTATTTCGCTGGCCTTCCTGCAGGATCGTCATTCGGCAATGATTTGTCCTTGTCGCTGCTTATCATGCTCGGCGGCGTGTTGACTGCCGTCCCGCTGCTATTGTTCGCGATTGCGGCGCGTCGAATGGCCTATTCCACTCTGGGCTTCATCCAGTTCCTTGCCCCAACCATCGTCTTCATCCTCGGCCTGACGGTATTCGGTCAGGAGCTGAAAACAGTGCAGCTCGCCTGTTTCATTTTGATCTGGAGCGCAGCGGCGATCTTCGTGTGGGATATCTGGGCCCGGCAACAGCGTCCTCCGCTGGTGCCAAGCGAACCTGCCAAAGGCTAATCTGCCGCCGCGTCCAGCGTCCAGCCCAGTGTTTTCCCGGCATGGAACGGCACCAGTTCCGCATCGCCAGCCCGCACCATATCGGGTACCGCGCAATCCACCTGCCGCAATGTGATGCGCGCTTCGTTCACAGGCAGGCCGTAAAATGCGGGGCCGTGGAGCGAGGCAAAGCCTTCCAGCCGATCCAGCGCGTTTTCCTGCGCAAATACTTCGGCATAGGATTCCAGCGCATAGGGCGCGTTGAATATGCCGGCGCAGCCGCAGGCGCTTTCCTTGGCTGCACGCTCATGCGGCGCGCTGTCGGTGCCGAGGAAGAATTTGGGTGAGCCCGACACCGCAGCAGCGCGCAGAGCGAGGCGATGCAACTCACGCTTCGCCACCGGCAGGCAGTACGCGTGCGGTTGGATACCGCCCACCAGCATCGCGTTACGATTGATATGCAAATGGTGCGGCGTAATCGTGGCTGCGACATTGGCACTCGTGCCTTTCACGAATTCGACCGCCTGGCTGGTGGTGATATGTTCGAACACCACTTTCAGGTCGGGCAGGTCGCGCACCAGGGGCGCCAGAATGCGGTCTATAAATTCCGCCTCGCGGTCGAACACATCCACATCCGCGTCGGTCACTTCGCCATGCACGCACAAAACCATGCCGATCTGCGCCATCCGCTCCAGCACGCCGCGAATATTGGCAATGTCGGTTACGCCATGCGCCGAATTTGTCGTCGCACCGGCCGGGTACAGCTTTGCCGCAGTGAATACGCCGTCCGCGAAACCGGCCGCAAGATCGTCCGCATCGGTCTGGTCTGTAAGGTAGCACGTCATCAGCGGCGTGAAGTCCGCACTCTCTGGCAAGGCGTCCATAATTCGCGTCCGATACTCCAGCGCCGCATTCGCGGTTGTCACCGGCGGCGAGAGGTTGGGCATTACGATTGCGCGGGCAAATTGGCGTGCGGTATACGGAAGCACGCCGCGCAGCATCTCGCCATCGCGCAGGTGCAAGTGCCAGTCGTCGGGGCGGCGGATCGTGAGGGCGGTCATTACGGGGTTCCGGTGGTAATTTCATGGATGATGGTGGGCAGCACTTTGCGGGTTACACGGGATGCACTTCCCATTGCGAGGTATTTTCGCCGCTTGCGCCCGCCCACTTCGGAGCAATTGCTTGATAGCACCTGTCCCCTGCCCCATCTCCTTAACCATGCAAGCATCCCTTCTGTCCGACCGCGCCGTTATCCGGCTATCCCCACAAGATGCTGAGGAGGACGTGGCGACGTTTTTGCAGGGTTTGGTGACGAACGATGTCGGGACCGCGGATTCAGCTGGCGGTCCTGTCTACGCCGCGTTGCTGAGCGCGCAGGGCAAGGCGATGTTCGATTTTATCGTCTGGCCGGATGGCAAGAATTTGCTGATCGATTGCGAGGCAGAGCTGGCGGACGAGCTGGTCAAGCGCCTGTCGCTATATCGGTTGCGCCGTCCGATTACGATCGCCCGCGATCCCACCTTGGCAGTTCACTGGTCGATCGAGCGCCGGGAAGGTGCCGCGCCCGACCCGCGGCTCTCCGAACTTGGCTATCGCTGGCTCGCACCAGCGCAGGACAACACCGTTTCCGCCGATGCCGAATGGCGCGCGCACCGCCTAGCAACAGGTGTTCCGGAAGGGCGCGGCGAGCTGGGTGATATCCTGTGGCTGGAAACAAACGCCGCAGAATTGAACGGCGTCAGTTTTACAAAGGGCTGCTACATCGGCCAGGAGAACACCGCGCGCATGAACTGGCGGCAAAAGGTCAACCGGCGGCTGGTGGTGGTCCCGCTCGACCGGTCGGAGCCAAAACGACAGCGGGCGCAATATCCGCAGCTCGGTCTGGCAGTCGATCATTTGCGGGTGACAGATATTCCCGCCGACCTGCAACCGGGCTGGATGGGCCAGCCGGAGATTCCGCAGGACTGATTGTCAGGCTGTCGGAACGGCCTGGGCGACATCCTGCACGATGGAATCCGACACAAACCGTTCGGCCATGTCGCGCGCGGTCGAATCTGGCAGGCGGAGCGATTTCGTCAGCGCATCCCCGATCAACGAATTTCCGAGCGACATTAGTACGACCGCCAGCGTGGCACGGTGCGCTTCCACGTCGACACCATGATCACCCTCCTCGGGATGCAATTCATCCACCATCTGGTGAATGGTTTCCACAAAAGGCTCGATGGCGTCCTCATGCCCGGTGGCCAGCATCCATGCGACCAGCGCGCCGCCGCCTTCCTTGTCCAGCGCGTCGAACGCCAGATCCACGATCTCGCGCGGCTGGGCAATGCCAGCCTGCGCACCACGCACGGTTTCGGCAATCGATTCGCACACGGTTGCGGCGAGATGTTCGGCCAGCGCCTTTTGCAGACCGGCGGCAGACCCGAAATGGTGCAGCAAATTGGCGTGGGTGCGCCCGATACGCGCCGACACAGCCTTGAGAGTTACTGCTTGTGGACCCGCCTCGATCAATAGCGCACGCGCCGCTTCCAGCGCGGCAAGGCGTGATGCCTCCGGGGTCAGACGTCTGCGGATAGTGGCCATGGCGCAGGATTAGGCCGGGTGGAGCGGATCGGCAAGCGATGCCTTATTGACACCAATGTCAGTAGGGCTTACTGACATTGGTGTAAGTTACAGTTGGAGCCGCCATGAACGCCCCTGCCAAGTTCGAAACCGAAACCGTCCGAGATCCTGCCTTTGTCAGCCCGGCCCCTTCAGACCTGACGATCACTGTGCGCGACCGCCGGTTCGGGCGCGATACCGCCCCACGCCGCTGGTGGGTGAATGACGATCCGGTTGCGACCGCGTGGTTCAACGCCCTGTCCGCCACCTTCCCCCGTGGCGAAGCGTTCTTCATCGAATCGGTAAAGGCTTGCCGGAATGGCGCTGCACCGCAGTTGCGCGACGAAATTCGTGCTTTCGTGCGGCAGGAAATCAACCATACCCGCGAACACGTCGCCATGAACCGCATGGCCAGCGATAGTGGATACGACATTGCAGCCATCGACAGGCGCGTCGAAGATCTTCTCGCGCAGATCAAGGAACGCCCCGCCGCCATCAACCTGGCGGCCACCATGGCTCTGGAACACTTCACCGCAATGCTGGGCCATCAACTGCTGGCCGATCCGGTACATCTTCATGGCGCGGAGCCGGAGTTCGGTGATCTGTGGCGCTGGCATGCTGCAGAAGAGATCGAGCACAAGGGCGTCGCCTACGATACTTGGCTGCACCATACTCGCAACTGGAGCCGCTTTCGCCGCTGGAAGGTCAAATCGCTCATGATGCTGATCGTCACCACGCGCTTCGTGAAGCATCGTTATCAGGACATGCTCGACCTGCTTGCGCAGGACGGCCTGACCAGTGCGAAATGGAAATGGCGCGCATTGAAATATTTGTTCGGAAATCCCGGCTTTTTCCGCAAGATCGCGGGCGGATGGGCAGCGTATTTCCTTCCCGGCTTCCACCCTTGGAACGAGGATGACCGCGAACTCATTGGCCTTTACGAAAGCGAGTTTTCCGGCGCAGTCCTGGCTGACTGATCCGACCGAACCAAAAGCGCCGAACAGTTTTTAAGCCGCCCGGCGCTCCGATTCGCAGCAAAAGATGTCGGTGCGGGTCAGGTCGATGGTGAAGTCGCGGCCGTCCGCCTCCGCTCCACGTGCCTTGCTATAACGCATCGAAGATGTGCCGGTCGGTTTGAACCCGGCCTTGCGCAAAACCGCGCCCGATGCCGGATTGTCCCCGAAATGGCTCGCGATCAGGCGCGTGTGACCGAGCGTCCGGGCGATTTGCAACAATGCCAGCACCGCTTCGGTGGCAAACCCGTGCCCCCAATGCGCGCGGGCAATCCAGTAGCCCAGCTCCACATCGCCTTCATGTTCGCCCAACCCGACGCTACCTACCAGCCGTGTGCCGGACGCGTTCGGTTCGAACAGCAAAAAGCGTGGAAGACCTGGCTCGACCGGCAATTGCAGAAATTCCCGCGCGTGCTCGTGAAGATAGGGCCACGGCGCGGTCGCCAGATTGCGCACGATTGCTTCGTCGGCAATGCCGGCATGGAGCGCGCGCGAGTCTTCGGGCCAGGGCGGGCGCATCAACATGCGCCGGGTACGGTGAAACATCGTCCTTCTCCATCGCCCCGCTGCGTCATCGTCACTTACCAACGTATGATGACAGCGAGGTTTCACGGCGACCCGTTCGGGACAGACCGTGCGATTTGCGAGGGAGATACGAAAAGAGAGAGACGGGCTCCCTGAACCAGGAAAGCCCTATCTCCCTCTTTTGGAAAATCGGCCGGTTCATGCCCGGCCGGGGACTATCCTGCTGGATAATCCCGGTGTTGGATCATCCGATTATTCTGCGGCTTCCGCCAGCATGTCGACCGAGACGTATTTGCGGTCCTGGCGGCCCTTGTGGAATCGTACCACGCCGTCATTCAGGGCGAACAGCGTGTGGTCCTTGCCCATCCCGACATTGCTGCCCGGATAGAACTTGGTACCGCGCTGGCGCACGATAATGTTGCCCGCGATCACGTTCTCGCTGCCGAATTTTTTGACGCCAAGGCGCCGGCCTGCCGAATCGCGACCGTTACGCGATGAACCGCCTGCTTTTTTATGTGCCATTGCGCTTGGTCCTTACTTCTTGTCGGTCTTCTTGGGCTCTGCCTTCTTGGCAGGAGCCTTTTTCTTAGGCGCCGAATCGCTGGTACCCGAAGCGTTTTCGCCAGCAGTCTTTTTCGGCGCAGCTTGCTTCGCGACCGGCTTGTCAGCCTTCTTGGTCGCAGCGTCGGTCGCAGCACTCTTGGCCGGGGCCTTCGTGCCAACATCCTTCTTGGGCGCATCGGCCTTGGTATCATCCGCCGTCTTGGTCGCGGCCTTTTTCGGTGCAGCCTTCTTGTCGTCACCGACCGAAAGTATCCGCAACAACGTCAGCTGCTGGCGATGGCCCTGCTTCCGGCGATAGTTGTGACGACGCTTCTTCTTGAAGACGATCACCTTTTCGCTTTTCGCCTGAGCGATGATCTCGGCGGAAACGCTGACCTTGGCCGCGTCCTCCATCGTATCGCCTTCACCGGCCAGCAGGACATCGCCCAGCGTCACGGTGTCACCGGCTTCGCCAGCCATCTTCTCGACAGCCAATTTGTCTCCGGCAGCAACCCGATATTGTTTGCCGCCCGTACGCACGATTGCGAACATGGTCGTATCACTTCCATTATATTGTATGGTCGCCCTTGTTGGCGACGCAGCAGCCACCCGCCAATTGCATGGCGGCCGAAAGAAGGGTCCCGTTACCCACCGGTGCCGGCCAAGTCAACTTAGAATGCGGCAATTACCGGTGCAAACTCGGCTTGCCATCCGGTATAGCGCCGCCCGATTGTCATGCTAAAGATGCCGGTATGACAAGTATCACAAGCCTGCGGTCTGCCGCCATTCTTTTCGCCGGCGCAATCACGCTGGCAGGCTGTGCGTCTACCGCCGGCGACTATCCCTCGCTAGCAATCCGCGATGTCGAGCGGGTGAGCGGCGAAATGCCAGCCCCGGCCGATCCCGAACCGCTTCCTGCGCCAACCGCTCCTGCAGCTTCCTTGCTGGACCAGCTTGCAAGCCTGCGGGCGGAAGCGGCGTCGGCCCAGCGCACCTTTGCTGCTGCCCGCCCCCGCGCCGAACGTAGCGTGGCTGCCGGGGGGCGTGCGTCCACCGGTAGCGATGCATGGGCCGAAGCACAGGTTGCGCTAGCCGATCTGATTGCGATTCGCAGCCGCACCGCGGTTCCGCTCGGCACGCTCGATGCGCTGTTCGTAGATGCCGAAGTGGAAGGCTATTCCGCCTCGCGCGAACTGGCCGCCATCAGCGAAGTACGCGCAGAAGCGATTGCACTGGTGTCCGCGCAGGATCGTACGATTGCCAGATTGGCCGCCCGTATCAGGTAGGGTCCGCCGCCCACCGCGCGAGATCGGAGTGGTCTTGATCGCGCGGTTGGATCCAGTGCCAGCCATCGCTGCGGCGTTCGCGCTTCCAGAACCAGGCGGCGCTTTTCAAATGGTCCATCAGGTAATCGGTCGCTTCGAATGCGGCCCGGCGATGCGCGGCAGCGGCAGCTACCAGCACGATCGGCGCGCCCGGCTGCATCACGCCGACCCGGTGCCAGCACAACAGTCCAGCCAACGTCCAGCGGGACAGCGCCGCATGCGCCAGCTCTTGCATGACAGGCAATGTCAGGGGGTCATAATGCGTGAGCTCAAGCGCTTTCGTGCCCGCATCGGATCGCACCTTACCGCAAAAACTGGCGATACCGCCCGCGCCGGGATGTGCCGCGTTGAAGGCGGCCAGCGCCTCGCCCACGGAAAAGCCGGAGCCGAGCAAACGGACATCGGCCGGACGGGCAATTTTCACCCTGTCAGCCACCGCTTACGGGGGGGAGCAGCGCAATTTCATCACCGTCCACGGCTGCCAGAGTGGTTTTGTCGGCCAGCACCCGCCCGGCGCAGGCAATGTTCACACGCTCGCCACGCAATTCGCTTGCAACTGCATCGGGGACAGCGGCGATCAGCCCTGCCCAGTCCAGCGGCGCATCTACGGCAATAGAATCAGACGTTGCCAGATCGCGCAAGGGGCCCAGGAACAGGATCGTTATCGCCATTACTAACCGCCGGTGACCGACATGTGGCGCGGCTGCGCCGGCGCTTCGCCAGGCGCGCGAATGGCAAAATTGTGCCGCGCGGGTTTGATCCGCATGGCCGTTTCCAGTCCGTCTGCCAGTTCGGTTTCGGGGTCGGCAGAGCGCATTGCGGCGCGCAGATCGACTCGCTCCCCCCCGCCGAGACAGGGGTAAAGCTGGCCAGTCGCAGTCACGCGAATGCGGTTGCAACCGGCGCAGAAATTGTCGGTCAGCGGTGTAATTAGCCCCAGCCTGCCGCCCGTTTCCGCCACATTCCAGTAACGCGCCGGCCCGGCGCTGCGATGGCCCGACGGGGTCAGGGTCCAGCGCTGGTCCAGCCTTTCCTTGACCGCATCGAGCGGCAGATAATGATCAATCCGGTCGCCATCGACTTCGCCCAGCGGCATGACCTCGATCAGGGTGCAATCGTGCCCTTCGCCATGCGCCCAGGCGATAAGGTCGGGCAACTCCACCTCGTTCAGACCTTTCAGCGCGACCGTGTTCAGTTTGACCCGCAACCCTGCAGCCTTTGCCGCGGCGATACCGTTCAGCACCTGGGACAAAGCGTCTCGCCGCGTAAGCTTCCGGAACAGCGCCGGATCGCGGGTATCGAGCGAGACGTTCACGCGCCGCACACCGGCCGCCGCCAGAGCCTCTGCGTGGGTTCCCAATTGCGTGCCGTTGGTAGTCAGCGTCAACTCGTCGAGGCCGTTACCAAGTCGGCGGCCCAGCGCGCGAACCATATCCATCACATCGCGCCGCACGAGGGGCTCGCCACCGGTCAATCGGATGGTACGGACGCCGCGCGCCATGAAGCCCAGCGCCAGTTGGTACAGCTCTTCCAGCGTCAGCACTTCGGCACGCGGCAGGAACTGCATTCGTTCGGGCATGCAATAGGTGCAGCGAAGGTCGCAGCGATCCGTCACCGACATCCTGAGATAGGTGATTTCGCGCGCGAAGCCATCAACCAGGGGGGCAAGGGAGGAAGCGAGCGCGGTCATGCTGCCTGTATTCCCGCAGCCGTCTTGCCGTCGCCATCCACGTCCAGCAGCTGTCCAGTGATCCCCGGCGCGGAGGCAAGATATGCAAGCGCGGCGTCCACCGCATCCTGTTCGTTACCGGCGACAATATTGACCCGCCGGGGTGCTGCCTCGCGGGCCAGGCCGCGTACCATTGCGACCCGCCAATTGCGGTGCGTATGATCCGCCACGCCTAGCACGATGATGCAGTCGGCTCTTTCCGTTGCCTGCCGGATTGCGGCCAGCCAATCGTTCTGGAACATCGCTGCCGCGTCCAGCGGGGCGGCGGGCAGCGCGCCCACATCTATCCGCTGGATCCCGGCGGATGCCATATCAGCGCCGCTCGCGCCGTAGGGTGATGCCGATTTTTTCATTCGCTTCAGCAATAGCCAGCTTCACGATCCGCACTGTGACAGCGAGCACGCGCACGTCCTGCGCAAACAGCGTGTCGCAGATATGGTCGGCCACCGCCTCGATCAGCTTGAAATGCACGCCTTCCGGCAAGGCTTCGGTCGCGGCGAATTTCAGGTCCATGTAATTCTTGCTGCGATCGAGCGGCGTATCGGGTGTGTATTGTGCGTCGGGCTTCAGTTCGGCAACAATCGAAATACGCAGAGGCTGCGCCTTGCCGGTCTCCTCCGAATAGATACCCGTCAGGATATCGGTTTCCAGGTCGGCGACTTCGAGGATTAGGGTATCGGCCATAGAGCCAGGGAAATGGCAGCGTGCAGTGCGATATACAAGGTCTAGCCGCGCGTCCGGATCTAGCGCGCCCGCCACCGTGCGAAGATTGCTGTGGGAAGCAGACGCGAAGCAGCGTCCGCGCCGTCCGCATCCTCCGCCACCGCCAGATCGCCATGTTCGATGGTACCGGGAAGGTCGGCAAAATGTTCCGCCAGCAATCCCGCCAGCGCCAGGCTGGATATTCGCACGGCATACACCGTAAGGAACAGAAACCGGCTATCTTCGTCCAGCAGCGCGCGGCAATCGGCAATCAGGCCGGGCAGCCCTTCTTCCAGCCGCCAGATTTCGCCATTGGGGCCGCGTCCGAATTTCGGCGGGTCTAGAATGATCCCATCATAGCGTTTTTCGCGCCGCACTTCGCGCGCTGCAAATTTCGTCGCATCATCGACGAGCCAGCGGATTGGCTTGTCTTCCAAATCCGACATCGCTGCATTTTCGCGGGCCTGCGCCACGGATTTCTTCGACGCATCGACATGCGTGACCGGGCCATAACGCGACAGAGCAAGCGATCCCACGCCGGTGTAACCGAACAGATTGAGTGTCGATGCATCGTCACGACCTTCGAGCTGTTCGCCCATCCAGTCCCACACAGGCGCCATATCGGGGAAGAAGTCGAGGTGGCGGAAGGGCGTGCATTGCGCGGTGAAGCGCACACCGTCCTTCCAGTGCAGCGACCAGCCATCGTCCGGCACGCCTTGCGCATGTTGCCAGCGCCCGCCGCCATCCTCGTCCGAACCGGGCACGAACTCCCCATGCGCCTCCCACGCCTCGGCTGGCAGGCGCGGGGCCCACATCGCCTGGGGTTCGGGTCGGATGAAGCGGTATCGGCCGTAGCGTTCAAGTTTTCGCCCATGCCCGCTATCGACAAGGCCATAATCCGCCCACCCGGTGCCGGTCATCAGCAATGGCTGGCTGGCAAGGCGGACCATCAGGTCGCAGGCGAGGCGGCAGTGGCGCGGTCCGCCACGAATGCCGCCACCGCATCATATTCGCCGGGAAGGTCGGTGCAAAACTCCTCGCGCCCGAACAGATCGCCCATGCGCGCGGGCAGGCTTGGTCTGGTGCCAAGGGCGCGCTCCACCGCATCGCGGAACTTGGCTGGATGCGCGGTCGCCAGCGTGACTACCGGTATGTCGGGCGCGATTCCCTCTGCCGCGCGGGCGGCATGGAGGCCGATAGCAGTATGCGGGTCGATCACCTGTCCAGCGCGGTCGTGCGCCCAGCGCATGGCCCCGGACATGGCATCCGCATCTGCGCGTGCGCTGGTCAGCAGGCCCGACGCGCCGGTACGCTGCGCGTCCGTAAGTCGCATGGCGCGCTCCAGTTCGAACCCGTCCATCTGCCGGGCCAGCGCTGTCCCATCGCGCCCGCCGCAATCGAACAGCAGCCGTTCGAAATTGGAACTCACCTGGATATCCATGCTGGGCGAGGCGGTGGGCGTAACATCGCCCGCGCTGTAATCACCATTCGCCAGCGCGCGGTGGAGGATATCGTTGACGTTGGTGGCCACGATCAGCCGCTCCACCGGCAGGCCCATCTTCGCCGCGACATAGCCTGCAAACACGTCACCGAAATTACCGGTCGGTACGGAAAACGCCACCTTTCGCTGCGGCGCACCCAATTGCATGGCGGCGGCGAAGTAATACACCACCTGCGCCATCAACCGCGCCCAGTTGATCGAATTGACCGCCCCGATATGGAAGCGTGTATTCATCGCTGGATCGCGGAACATTCGCTTCACCATGGCCTGGGCATCGTCGAAACTGGCATCTTCGACCGCGATGTTGTGCACGTTTGGCGCGCGCATGGTGGTCATCTGGCGGCGCTGAACGTCGCTCACCCGGCCCTTCGGGTGGAGCATGAAGATATCGATCCGCTCCCGCCCGGCCACCGCATCGATCGCCGCGCTCCCGGTATCGCCGCTGGTCGCGCCGACGATGGTGAGATGATCGTCCGAGCGTTTGAGGAAGGTTTCAAACAGCCGACCAAGCAGCTGCAGTGCCACATCCTTGAACGCCAGCGTCGGCCCATGAAACAGTTCGAGCAACCAGTGCTGCTGGTCGAGCTGAACCAGCGGCGTCACCGCATCATGGCTGAAGCGTCCGTAAGCGCGGTCGCACAGATCCTGCAGCTCGTCTGGTGACAAACTGCCCGCCACGAATGGTGTCATGATCCGCGCGGCAAGCTCCGCATAAGGCAGCCCTGCCATCGCGGCGATTTCGCTTTCGGAAAAGCGCGGCCATTCCTGCGGCAGATACAGTCCGCCATCGCTGGCAAGGCCGGCTAGAGTGACACCTTCGAAGTCGAGAACTGGCGCGGTGCCGCGGGTCGATACGTATTGCATATTATGCTGCGGCGTAGCCGTGGCAGGGCGCGCTCGCAAGCAGCCTGTGCCGCGCTCTATTGCTGCTCTCGTGAAGCCCTGTGTCGCCGCCGGATCGCCAGCCAGTAGATGACCAGCGCGGTCAGGGCGAACAGGAACCACTGGACGGCGTAGGCAAGATGGTTGTTCGGAACGTCAGCGGGGTCGGGCACGGCAAGCGGTTCGAGCCCGGGCGCAGGCTCTGCCAATTGCACACGCGCGCCATCGCGGCCACCCGCCGTTACAAGTCCGGTCACGGTACCGCCGTCCCATCCCTCGAACACTGGATTGCGCGACCATCCCAGTTTCACATCCGCCGCGCCGCGGCCGGTTTCGCACCGAGCGATATGCGCCAAGCCAGATTGTCCACGAGCACTGCGCCCGGCGATTGCTTCGCGGCCCATTACTCGCATGCAGTCGAAGGTGGTCGGGTGGAACAGGTCTTCTTCCCGGGCTACGCCGCCGCCAGCGGCAGGAAACGGCACCTGCGCGCCACTGACCAGTGCCGCTTCGTACCGGGCAATCATCGCTTCTTTCTCATCCGCGCGGCCAAGCTGCCAGAAACCGAGCGCAATCATCGTCGCGACTGCCGCTGCAACTACGATGGTGGGTATTATCGGAAGCCGGTTCATGGTGCTTCGTCCGGCGCGGCCGGCACAGTCCCAGCCTCGCCCGCCTTGTTGCGATATTCCGCGATCAGCAGCGCGGCTTTCGCAATCCGCAATCCGGCCAGCACCGCGAGCACAGTGAGCGGAATCCAAAGCAACATGTGCACCCAGAACGGCGGGGCCATGGCAACTTCCAGCCACAACGCCAGGCCAACCAGAACCGCCCCGATGATCAGCGTGAGGAACGCCGCCGGTCCGTCGCCTACGTTGAAGCGGGTGTAGTCCAACCCGCAGGCACGGCACTTATCCGCGAATTGCACGATGCCATCGAACATCGTTCGCGCGCCGCATCGAGGGCACGAACCGGAAAGGGCAGCCCGGCCCAACGAAACTGTCGTGCCCGGCTGCCCTTCTGAAAGCTCAGTCGTGTCAGGATTCATCAGTGGATTTCAGCACCCCATCCGCCCCAGACATAGACGACGATAAAGAGGAACAGCCATACTACATCGACGAAATGCCAATACCAGGCAGCCGCCTCGAAACCGAAATGCTGGCGCGGGGTAAAGTGCCCCTTGTAGGTGCGCGCGAGGCAGACGATCAGGAAGATCGTGCCAACCAGCACGTGGAACCCATGAAATCCGGTCGCCATGTAGAATGCGCTGGAATAGGTGTTACCGCCGAAGTCGAACGGCGCATGACCATACTCGTAAATCTGCACTGCCGTGAAAACCGCGCCCAGGATGACCGTCAGCCACAGGCCCTTCTTCAGGCCTTCCCGGTCGCCATGGATTAGGCTGTGATGCGCCCATGTTACGGTGGTACCCGAACACAGCAGGATCAGCGTATTCAGCAGTGGCAGGTCGAATGGATCCATCACGGCTTCGATCGCCTTGGGCGGCCACTGACCACCGATGACCTCGGTCAGTTCGGACGGGAACAGCGAGAAATCGAACCAGCTCCAGAACCAGCCGACGAAGAACATCACTTCGGAAGCGATAAACAGGATCATGCCATAGCGCATGTGTAGCTGCACCACGGGAGTGTGATAGCCGCTTTCCGCTTCGTTCACGATGTTGGCAAACCAACTGTAGAAGGTGGCGATAAGTCCCGCGATACCGAGGCCGAGCACGGCATACCATGCACCGCCGAAGAAATCGGAATGCATGAACATCACCATGCCGGTGGTAAAAGTCAGCGCCGAAATCGAGCCGAGCAACGGCCAGATATCAGGCGGAAGAATGTGATATTCGTGATTTACGGCACCGGCCATGTGATCGTCCTGCTTCGAAGTTTGAACAGGCCTTACTGCGACGGCCTGCCAGGGTCTAGGGGTCAGCTGTCCTCTTTCACCTGCGCGCCGTCTGATTTGGCTCGGTGGAAGGTATAGCTGAGTGTAATCTGTTCGACATCCGCCATGGCCTCGTCATCGAGTGCGGCGGGATCGACGTAGTACAAGACCGGCATCCGCATTTCCTGACCCGGCTGGAGCGTCTGTTCCGTAAAGCAGAAACACTGGATCTTGTTGAAATACTTGCCCGCCCGCTCCGGCTCGACATTGAAGGTCGCGGTGCCGGTGATGGGAATGCTGCTATTGTTGCGGGCGGTGTAGAATGCCATGTCGCGCACGCCGATCTGGACGGTGTCGGTCGGCTGATCCGCCGTGAAGCGCCACGGCACGTCGCGCGCCGTACTCGCATCGAACCGGATCGACATCGTCTTACCGCCCGCGCTTTGCGCAATGCGTTCCGCCGCACTGGCTTCGGTTTCGCTCGCCCGCTGGGTAGTGCCGCCGAAGCCAGTGACACGGCAGAACAGGTCGTAAAGTGGCACGGCGGCATAGCCCAGACCGAGCATCGTCAGCGCACCCAACAGCGCGAGAGCGCCGGTGCGCAGGTTACGCCGGTCGAGCGGCGCGCCAGTATTACGGGCTGTGTTAGTCGGTGCGCTTGCCACGCGTCAGTCCCCCATCCGCACGATGGTGATGGCGTAAAACAGGACGACGAAAAACAGCAGCACGCCCCCCACGACCAGATTGCGCTGGCGGCGGCGCTTGTCCAGCGCTTCGCGGCCGGTATCGTCGG of the Alteripontixanthobacter maritimus genome contains:
- the pyrC gene encoding dihydroorotase, with translation MTALTIRRPDDWHLHLRDGEMLRGVLPYTARQFARAIVMPNLSPPVTTANAALEYRTRIMDALPESADFTPLMTCYLTDQTDADDLAAGFADGVFTAAKLYPAGATTNSAHGVTDIANIRGVLERMAQIGMVLCVHGEVTDADVDVFDREAEFIDRILAPLVRDLPDLKVVFEHITTSQAVEFVKGTSANVAATITPHHLHINRNAMLVGGIQPHAYCLPVAKRELHRLALRAAAVSGSPKFFLGTDSAPHERAAKESACGCAGIFNAPYALESYAEVFAQENALDRLEGFASLHGPAFYGLPVNEARITLRQVDCAVPDMVRAGDAELVPFHAGKTLGWTLDAAAD
- the ygfZ gene encoding CAF17-like 4Fe-4S cluster assembly/insertion protein YgfZ, yielding MQASLLSDRAVIRLSPQDAEEDVATFLQGLVTNDVGTADSAGGPVYAALLSAQGKAMFDFIVWPDGKNLLIDCEAELADELVKRLSLYRLRRPITIARDPTLAVHWSIERREGAAPDPRLSELGYRWLAPAQDNTVSADAEWRAHRLATGVPEGRGELGDILWLETNAAELNGVSFTKGCYIGQENTARMNWRQKVNRRLVVVPLDRSEPKRQRAQYPQLGLAVDHLRVTDIPADLQPGWMGQPEIPQD
- a CDS encoding TetR/AcrR family transcriptional regulator; protein product: MATIRRRLTPEASRLAALEAARALLIEAGPQAVTLKAVSARIGRTHANLLHHFGSAAGLQKALAEHLAATVCESIAETVRGAQAGIAQPREIVDLAFDALDKEGGGALVAWMLATGHEDAIEPFVETIHQMVDELHPEEGDHGVDVEAHRATLAVVLMSLGNSLIGDALTKSLRLPDSTARDMAERFVSDSIVQDVAQAVPTA
- a CDS encoding metal-dependent hydrolase, whose product is MNAPAKFETETVRDPAFVSPAPSDLTITVRDRRFGRDTAPRRWWVNDDPVATAWFNALSATFPRGEAFFIESVKACRNGAAPQLRDEIRAFVRQEINHTREHVAMNRMASDSGYDIAAIDRRVEDLLAQIKERPAAINLAATMALEHFTAMLGHQLLADPVHLHGAEPEFGDLWRWHAAEEIEHKGVAYDTWLHHTRNWSRFRRWKVKSLMMLIVTTRFVKHRYQDMLDLLAQDGLTSAKWKWRALKYLFGNPGFFRKIAGGWAAYFLPGFHPWNEDDRELIGLYESEFSGAVLAD
- a CDS encoding GNAT family N-acetyltransferase, whose amino-acid sequence is MFHRTRRMLMRPPWPEDSRALHAGIADEAIVRNLATAPWPYLHEHAREFLQLPVEPGLPRFLLFEPNASGTRLVGSVGLGEHEGDVELGYWIARAHWGHGFATEAVLALLQIARTLGHTRLIASHFGDNPASGAVLRKAGFKPTGTSSMRYSKARGAEADGRDFTIDLTRTDIFCCESERRAA
- the rpmA gene encoding 50S ribosomal protein L27; the encoded protein is MAHKKAGGSSRNGRDSAGRRLGVKKFGSENVIAGNIIVRQRGTKFYPGSNVGMGKDHTLFALNDGVVRFHKGRQDRKYVSVDMLAEAAE
- the rplU gene encoding 50S ribosomal protein L21 — its product is MFAIVRTGGKQYRVAAGDKLAVEKMAGEAGDTVTLGDVLLAGEGDTMEDAAKVSVSAEIIAQAKSEKVIVFKKKRRHNYRRKQGHRQQLTLLRILSVGDDKKAAPKKAATKTADDTKADAPKKDVGTKAPAKSAATDAATKKADKPVAKQAAPKKTAGENASGTSDSAPKKKAPAKKAEPKKTDKK
- a CDS encoding molybdenum cofactor biosynthesis protein MoaE; this translates as MKIARPADVRLLGSGFSVGEALAAFNAAHPGAGGIASFCGKVRSDAGTKALELTHYDPLTLPVMQELAHAALSRWTLAGLLCWHRVGVMQPGAPIVLVAAAAAHRRAAFEATDYLMDHLKSAAWFWKRERRSDGWHWIQPRDQDHSDLARWAADPT